In Acidobacteriota bacterium, one genomic interval encodes:
- a CDS encoding molybdenum cofactor guanylyltransferase, whose translation MIGVVLAGGRGERLGQPKADLILDGRTLTQRSAETLWPRCQDVLVSVQAGQEVAATFTTVPDEGPAGCGPLAGIAACFDVSGQSDLLVLACDYPRVDGAFLDRLLEQARPDASVVFPTDQKGRDHPLVAIWRRDAAAIVQAAVDETRYKVRSILRELEVQRIAISTLQPQRDDILLNVNHPQDWQQVT comes from the coding sequence ATGATCGGCGTAGTTCTGGCAGGTGGGCGTGGGGAACGGCTCGGTCAGCCGAAGGCGGATCTGATCCTCGACGGTCGCACCCTGACGCAACGTTCGGCGGAGACGCTCTGGCCGCGTTGTCAGGATGTCCTCGTCTCGGTGCAGGCCGGTCAGGAAGTCGCCGCGACGTTCACGACGGTTCCCGATGAGGGGCCGGCGGGATGTGGACCGCTGGCGGGGATTGCCGCGTGCTTCGATGTCAGCGGTCAGTCGGACCTGCTTGTACTGGCCTGCGACTACCCTCGGGTCGATGGGGCGTTCCTCGATCGCTTGCTGGAGCAGGCACGGCCGGACGCCAGTGTCGTGTTCCCGACGGATCAGAAGGGGCGGGATCATCCCCTGGTGGCGATCTGGCGTCGGGATGCGGCGGCGATCGTGCAGGCGGCGGTGGACGAGACGCGCTACAAGGTGCGCTCGATCCTTCGTGAACTGGAAGTCCAGCGGATCGCGATCTCGACGCTACAACCTCAGCGCGACGATATCCTGCTGAACGTCAATCACCCTCAGGACTGGCAGCAGGTCACCTAG
- a CDS encoding TIGR04282 family arsenosugar biosynthesis glycosyltransferase, with amino-acid sequence MPTLLLLTRRPRPGRVKTRLIPPLTPSQATTLYGAFLADQVLRLRRLSDVARPEVCSDVPVAYDDMDCTLQGEGDLGTRLARAFERLHDAGRGPVVAIATDAPTLADETIRRAFHTLDGGDDGVVAAAEDGGYVLLGTRRHLPELFVGIPWGGDRVFAETRDRLISSRLTHTILPTGFDVDDVEGLRRLHAALRHPEISERAPATTQVVRGFPDEWFR; translated from the coding sequence ATGCCGACCCTACTGCTGCTCACCAGGCGACCTCGCCCCGGTCGCGTGAAGACGCGTCTGATCCCGCCGCTGACTCCGTCACAGGCGACGACGCTCTACGGTGCCTTCCTCGCAGACCAGGTGCTCCGCTTGCGCAGATTGAGTGACGTCGCTCGCCCCGAGGTGTGCTCCGACGTCCCCGTGGCCTACGACGACATGGACTGCACGCTGCAGGGCGAGGGCGATCTGGGCACCCGACTGGCCCGTGCGTTCGAGCGACTGCACGACGCAGGACGGGGTCCGGTCGTCGCGATCGCCACCGACGCGCCGACCCTTGCCGACGAGACGATCCGCCGGGCATTTCACACGCTCGACGGCGGGGACGACGGCGTCGTCGCCGCGGCCGAGGACGGCGGCTATGTCCTCCTGGGCACACGACGCCATCTCCCCGAGCTGTTCGTCGGTATCCCCTGGGGCGGCGACCGTGTCTTCGCGGAGACGAGGGATCGTCTGATCTCCTCCCGGCTCACTCACACGATCCTGCCCACCGGTTTCGACGTCGATGACGTCGAGGGACTGCGTCGCCTCCACGCGGCGCTCCGGCACCCCGAAATCTCGGAGCGCGCACCGGCGACGACTCAGGTCGTGCGAGGATTCCCGGACGAGTGGTTTCGCTAG
- the rho gene encoding transcription termination factor Rho — protein sequence MDSKQLSSAAKTLGIEGATHMRKQELIFEIMKAESEQSGLVFAEGVLQILQDGYGFLRHPDYNYLPGPDDIYISPSQIKRFGLTTGDTVSGQVRPPKEDENYFALIKVLAVNFDDPDRIRERIFFDNLTPLYPEEQLHLEVDAGNVSGRIMDLLTPIGKGQRGLIVAPPRTGKTMLLQSLANSVTANHPEAYLIVLLIDERPEEVTDMQRSVKGEVVASTFDEPAQQHVHVAEMVIEKAKRLVEHGKDVVILLDSITRLARAYNTVQPPSGKVLSGGIDANALQRPKRFFGAARNLEAGGSLTICATALIDTGSRMDDVIFEEFKGTGNMEIILDRKLVDRRVFPAIDIERSGTRKEELLLGAETLNKVWILRKILNQMSMVEAMELLIDKLAKTESNEEFLRMMQAPTS from the coding sequence ATGGACAGCAAGCAGCTGTCCAGTGCGGCCAAGACCCTCGGCATCGAGGGCGCCACCCACATGCGTAAGCAGGAGCTGATCTTCGAGATCATGAAGGCCGAGTCCGAGCAGAGCGGCCTCGTCTTCGCCGAGGGCGTGCTGCAGATCCTGCAGGACGGCTACGGCTTCCTTCGGCATCCGGACTACAACTACCTGCCCGGTCCCGATGACATCTACATCTCCCCCTCTCAGATCAAGCGCTTCGGCCTGACGACCGGCGATACGGTCTCCGGTCAGGTTCGCCCTCCGAAGGAGGACGAGAACTACTTCGCGCTGATCAAGGTCCTGGCCGTCAACTTCGACGACCCCGATCGGATCCGTGAGCGGATCTTCTTCGACAACCTCACGCCGCTCTACCCGGAAGAGCAACTGCACCTCGAGGTGGACGCCGGCAACGTCTCCGGCCGTATCATGGATCTGTTGACCCCGATCGGGAAGGGGCAACGCGGACTGATCGTCGCGCCGCCCCGCACCGGTAAGACCATGCTGCTACAGTCGTTGGCCAACTCGGTGACGGCCAACCATCCCGAGGCCTACCTGATCGTTCTGTTGATCGACGAACGACCGGAAGAGGTCACCGACATGCAGCGTTCGGTGAAGGGCGAGGTCGTGGCGTCAACCTTCGACGAGCCCGCGCAACAACATGTTCACGTGGCGGAGATGGTCATCGAGAAGGCCAAGCGTCTGGTCGAGCACGGCAAGGATGTCGTGATCCTCCTGGACAGCATCACCCGTCTTGCACGGGCCTACAACACGGTGCAGCCGCCGTCGGGCAAGGTCCTCTCCGGTGGTATCGACGCCAACGCGCTCCAGCGACCGAAGCGCTTCTTCGGCGCGGCGCGAAACCTGGAAGCGGGCGGATCGTTGACGATCTGCGCGACCGCGTTGATCGACACCGGCTCAAGAATGGACGACGTGATCTTCGAGGAGTTCAAGGGTACCGGCAACATGGAGATCATCCTCGATCGCAAACTGGTCGATCGCCGTGTCTTCCCCGCCATCGATATCGAACGCTCCGGAACCCGCAAGGAGGAACTCCTGCTGGGCGCCGAGACCCTCAACAAGGTCTGGATCCTGCGAAAGATCCTCAACCAGATGTCGATGGTCGAGGCCATGGAGCTGTTGATCGACAAGCTCGCCAAGACCGAATCCAACGAGGAGTTCCTGCGGATGATGCAGGCACCCACCTCCTAG